ACAATTCAAGCTTCAGAAGCTGTTATCGGAGATATGGTACGAATGGAAAGTGGAGATCGAATTGGAGCAGATGTGCGATTTTTTTCTTGTCAGGGCTTGCTTATTGAAGAATCCGCCTTAACGGGGGAGTCATTGCCAGTTAACAAACATCCAGAGCCGATCCCGGATGAACATCCTGGGCTAGGGGATCAGCACAATATGGGATTCATGGGCACGCTCGTTACGAAGGGAAAAGGGATTGGCATTGTAACAGCAACAGGAATGAAGACCGAAATGGGAAAGATCGCTCACTTAATTCAATCAGCGGATACGATGGAAACGCCTCTTCAACATCGACTCGAACAGCTGGGTAAAATCTTAATCGCAGCAGCGCTTATGTTAACAGCGTTAGTTGTCGTCCTTGGGATCATTCAAGGCCGCGATGTATATAGCATGTTTTTAGCTGGTGTATCGCTTGCTGTGGCAGCAATTCCTGAGGGATTGCCAGCGATTGTGACCATTGCGCTTGCGATCGGCATGCAGAGAATGAGTAAACGGAAAGCGATTGTTCGTAAACTACCGTCTGTTGAAACACTTGGATGTGCGACAGTCATTTGTTCTGATAAGACAGGAACACTTACACAAAATAAAATGATGGTTACAAAACTGTGGGCTGGAGGGGAAACGTGGGATGTGACCGGATCGGGGTATTCTCCTTACGGTGACTTTTTTAAAGGGAATACGCGTGTCTACTCAGATGATGAACGGTCTTTGAAGCAACTTCTGACGTTTGGTCTTCTTTGTAGTAATGCAAGAGTGATAGAGAAAAAGGGTGAATATGTTCTTGATGGAGATCCAACTGAAGGAGCACTTGTTGCCGCTGCGATGAAGGCTGGGTTAACAGAGGATGTAAGAGAAGAAGAGTTTACCATCATTCAAGAGTTTCCCTTTGATTCTAATCGGAAAATGATGAGTATGATTGTGGAAGATTCTTCGGGTAAACGCTATGTCATTGCCAAAGGGGCACCGGATATTGTTTTAAAGCAATGTGAATCAGTTCTTTGGAGTGAGAAGAAAGCGCCATTACGCAAAAGCTATGAGAAACAAATTCAGGAGCAGCTTGATACGTTTGGTAGTTTAGCTCTAAGAACTATTGCAGTTGCTTTTAAGCCGATACAAAATGAAGAGAATATGCTACATAGCGTTCAGGCTGAATCTCGCTTAACATTTGTCGGTTTAGAAGGTATGATCGATCCTCCACGGGAAGAAGTGAAGCAAGCAGTTGCAGATTGTAAAACAGCAGGCATCAAAACGATCATGATCACAGGGGACCATGTGACAACAGCAAAAGCGATTGCTCTTAACCTGGGGATTCTACCAGAGCGTGGCAAAGTAATGGAAGGAAGTAAGCTATCGACATTGACAGTAGAAGAACTAGAAAATCAAGTTGAAGACATCTATGTTTTTGCTCGTGTGTCGCCTGAACATAAATTAAAGATTGTAAAAGCCCTCCAAAATAAAGGGCATGTTGTCGCAATGACAGGGGATGGAGTAAATGATGCTCCGGCTATTAAGGCATCTAAT
The sequence above is drawn from the Pseudalkalibacillus hwajinpoensis genome and encodes:
- a CDS encoding calcium-translocating P-type ATPase, SERCA-type yields the protein MNWYNMTKAEVKEELETSDEGISSKEAVQRRKTFGLNQLDEVERPSMILIFLAQFKDFMVVVLLAATLISGLLGEYLDAIAIILIILMNGILGFVQERKAEKSLQALKQLSSPKMRVLRDGEWTTIQASEAVIGDMVRMESGDRIGADVRFFSCQGLLIEESALTGESLPVNKHPEPIPDEHPGLGDQHNMGFMGTLVTKGKGIGIVTATGMKTEMGKIAHLIQSADTMETPLQHRLEQLGKILIAAALMLTALVVVLGIIQGRDVYSMFLAGVSLAVAAIPEGLPAIVTIALAIGMQRMSKRKAIVRKLPSVETLGCATVICSDKTGTLTQNKMMVTKLWAGGETWDVTGSGYSPYGDFFKGNTRVYSDDERSLKQLLTFGLLCSNARVIEKKGEYVLDGDPTEGALVAAAMKAGLTEDVREEEFTIIQEFPFDSNRKMMSMIVEDSSGKRYVIAKGAPDIVLKQCESVLWSEKKAPLRKSYEKQIQEQLDTFGSLALRTIAVAFKPIQNEENMLHSVQAESRLTFVGLEGMIDPPREEVKQAVADCKTAGIKTIMITGDHVTTAKAIALNLGILPERGKVMEGSKLSTLTVEELENQVEDIYVFARVSPEHKLKIVKALQNKGHVVAMTGDGVNDAPAIKASNIGIAMGQTGTDVAKESSSLILSDDNFATIRDAVEEGRNIYENIRKFIRYLLASNVGEILVMLFAILLMLPLPLVPIQILWVNLVTDGLPAMALGLDPAEGNVMKRDPRKPKEGVFARGLGWKIISRGIMIGACTLAAFMICYNENPNDLVQAQTVAFSTLVLAQLIHVFDCRSERSIFHRNPFENKALVLAVLSSVGLLLAVIYYEPLQPIFHTTYLSMREWMLILVFSSIPTFLLAGTTLFRRKHSRG